One Caldalkalibacillus uzonensis DNA window includes the following coding sequences:
- a CDS encoding DUF2249 domain-containing protein has protein sequence MDVREDLKNKREPFQKIMNVVKTLQEGDQFILHATFKPTPLLTLLKAKGFQHELEQRAADHWVVTFTKKRRKFSLSNLFGGKKTPEKPRVSSPPAQTMVDDEKIAQSVEKDLKREGKVYRLDNRGLEPPKPMMRTLYQLSRMKPGESLIITNERVPVFLFEELQQLGYDYQYEQVDENTVNITITKK, from the coding sequence CTGGATGTCCGTGAAGATCTGAAGAATAAAAGAGAGCCCTTCCAAAAAATCATGAATGTGGTTAAAACTTTGCAAGAAGGGGATCAATTTATCTTACACGCCACCTTCAAACCTACTCCCTTATTAACTTTGCTTAAAGCAAAAGGTTTTCAACATGAGCTTGAACAGCGTGCAGCCGATCACTGGGTTGTCACTTTTACTAAAAAGAGACGTAAATTTTCACTATCCAACCTGTTTGGTGGAAAGAAGACACCGGAGAAACCGCGAGTTTCTTCACCACCAGCTCAGACAATGGTAGATGACGAGAAAATTGCCCAGTCAGTAGAAAAAGACCTGAAACGAGAAGGAAAGGTGTACCGTTTAGATAACCGGGGTTTAGAGCCTCCCAAGCCAATGATGCGTACACTCTACCAACTGTCGCGAATGAAACCTGGAGAATCACTGATTATTACCAACGAACGGGTACCGGTATTCCTGTTTGAAGAACTCCAACAACTGGGCTATGACTATCAGTATGAGCAAGTCGACGAAAACACTGTTAATATCACGATTACCAAGAAGTAG
- a CDS encoding 2-oxoacid:acceptor oxidoreductase family protein — protein MSILPTTNQLGFYEIRLESIGGLGANLAGKMLAEAGVLGLGINGSHFSTYGSEKKGTPVRSFVRFAEADTEIRDHSPIEEPHVIGIFHEALYKTVDVISGLRPEGIVLVNSSRTFDQVRADLKLSYGTLAIVDALRIAMEEKTKINTVMLGALFRICSFLDPEDMRQVIRQTFETKYPHLVEPNIRTFDRGYHEVRFQTCPAPDGVETETDQRLTTPCGYMTQELGGVITSQPTSVLRDLSPSRQGLLPRFNQQECINCAACDTVCPDFCFVWEEEQDKRGRAQMVLKGIDYQYCKGCLKCVEACPTTALTTVTEEEGYAERHRTPHSFTAVEGSTM, from the coding sequence ATGTCAATACTGCCAACGACAAATCAACTAGGATTTTATGAGATTCGACTGGAGTCTATTGGAGGTTTAGGGGCAAACTTAGCTGGCAAAATGCTGGCAGAAGCCGGCGTTCTGGGGTTGGGAATCAATGGTTCCCACTTTTCTACGTATGGATCTGAAAAGAAGGGAACACCTGTCCGCAGCTTCGTGCGTTTTGCTGAAGCAGATACCGAAATACGAGATCACAGTCCCATTGAAGAGCCTCATGTCATCGGGATTTTTCATGAGGCTTTATATAAAACTGTTGATGTGATTAGCGGACTGAGGCCAGAGGGTATTGTACTGGTCAACTCTTCCCGGACCTTTGACCAGGTCAGAGCTGACTTGAAGCTCAGTTACGGCACATTGGCTATTGTTGATGCACTCCGCATCGCCATGGAGGAGAAAACAAAGATCAATACGGTCATGTTGGGTGCCTTGTTCCGTATTTGCAGCTTTTTAGATCCTGAAGATATGCGCCAAGTGATTCGCCAAACATTTGAAACTAAATACCCGCACTTAGTAGAACCTAATATCCGTACCTTTGACAGAGGGTATCATGAAGTTCGTTTTCAAACCTGCCCTGCCCCGGATGGTGTGGAAACAGAAACAGACCAGCGTTTGACCACTCCTTGTGGTTACATGACACAAGAGCTAGGCGGGGTCATCACTTCCCAACCCACCAGTGTGTTGCGGGATTTAAGTCCCTCACGCCAAGGCTTGTTACCTCGTTTCAATCAGCAGGAATGTATCAATTGCGCCGCCTGCGATACCGTTTGTCCAGATTTTTGTTTTGTGTGGGAGGAAGAACAGGACAAACGGGGACGGGCACAGATGGTCTTAAAAGGTATTGATTACCAATATTGCAAAGGGTGTCTTAAATGCGTTGAAGCTTGTCCCACAACCGCATTGACAACCGTGACTGAGGAAGAAGGATACGCAGAACGCCACCGTACACCTCATTCATTTACAGCAGTGGAAGGGAGCACGATGTAA